The Daucus carota subsp. sativus chromosome 7, DH1 v3.0, whole genome shotgun sequence genome window below encodes:
- the LOC108196005 gene encoding uncharacterized protein LOC108196005, with protein MMTRQDQQSRVFHELSALILNILRSPPTPIHFSDHSPASPRRPSLPQLTPAGFASLLLGISLAMMLCGSVTFFIGFLLMPWVIGLVLVFYFVGIVSSLSMIGRAILCYTLSPPSPRKDVPAWKLL; from the exons GAGACAAGATCAACAATCTAGGGTTTTCCATGAGCTGTCGGCTCTCATCCTCAACATCCTGCGATCTCCGCCGACTCCGATTCACTTCTCCGATCACTCTCCGGCGAGTCCGCGGCGGCCGTCGCTGCCGCAGCTGACGCCGGCGGGATTCGCGTCGCTGCTGCTGGGGATATCGTTGGCGATGATGCTGTGTGGCTCGGTGACGTTTTTTATCGGCTTTTTGTTGATGCCGTGGGTGATTGGATTGGTTTTGGTGTTTTATTTCGTCGGAATTGTGTCGAGTTTGTCGATGATCGGTCGTGCTATTCTTTGCTACACTTTGTCGCCTCCTTCGCCTCGAAAAGATGTTCCCG CCTGGAAACTCCTGTGA
- the LOC108196006 gene encoding nuclear transport factor 2B: MDADADAVARAFVDHYYFTFDNRSNLGSLYKEASRLTFEGEEIQGSVNIVAKLTSLPQKFKHRIGTIDGQSSGPAGGILVSVDGSVEIEEYAPSRFSQVFLLMPTAAEGSYYVLNDIYRSIHG, encoded by the exons ATGGATGCAGATGCAGATGCAGTGGCGAGGGCGTTTGTGGATCACTACTACTTTACATTCGATAATCGTTCGAATCTGGGGAGTTTGTATAAGGAAGCTTCGAGGTTGACTTTTGAAGGTGAGGAGATTCAAGGCTCCGTCAATATCGTTGCTAAGCTTACTTCTCTCCCGCAGAAGTTTAAACATAGAATCGGTACTATTGATGGCCAGTCTTCTGGTCCTGCTGGTGGTATCCTTGTTTCTGTCGATGGGAGTGTGGAGATCGAAGAGTATGCTCCTAGTAGGTTTAGTCAg GTGTTCCTTTTGATGCCTACTGCAGCAGAGGGAAGCTATTATGTGTTGAATGACATATACCGGTCGATACATGGTTGA
- the LOC108196008 gene encoding uncharacterized protein LOC108196008: MADWGPVLIAVILFVLLSPGLLFQLPGRGRVVEFGNMHTSGLAILVHTIIYFGIITILLIAIGIHIHTD, encoded by the coding sequence ATGGCAGATTGGGGACCGGTGTTGATAGCGGTGATACTGTTCGTGCTGTTGTCTCCAGGACTGTTGTTTCAGCTGCCTGGGAGAGGCAGAGTGGTGGAGTTTGGAAACATGCACACCAGCGGCCTCGCGATTCTGGTGCACACCATCATATACTTCGGTATCATCACCATCCTTCTCATTGCCATCGGGATTCACATTCACACCGACTAG